AGCGGCGCTGATCTCGACGGCGCGCACGTTCGCGCTTGCGCACCGCCCCGGCCCCTCCTCTATAATCGCCAGCGACATTGGCAGTATCTGACGATCCTCGCCCGACGCTTGAGGGAGCGTCCGACCCGGCTTCGACCGCGCCCGCGCGCCCGGTCATCCTGTGCGTCGACGACGAGCCCCACAACCTCGATCTGATCGATCGCGCCCTGCGGCGGCGGTTCGACGTGATCACCGAGGCCATGCCGGCGGCGGCGCTGGTCGCGCTCGAGCACCGGGCCGAGATCGCGGTGATCGTCGTCGACTTCCGGATGCCGGGCATGAACGGCGTCGAGCTCCTGGCCCGCGCCGCGCAGCTCCGCCCCGACGTCCGGCGCGTGCTGGTCACCGGCTACGCCGACGCCGACACCGTCATGGCCGCGGTCAACAACGGCGGCGTCCACTACGTCGTCCGCAAGCCGTGGCGGCCGCCCGAGCTGGTGACGCTGATCGCCGAGCTGGTCCACGCGCGCGACCTGGCGGTCGAGAACGCCCGCCTGGTCGAGGAGCTGCGCGACGCCAACGATCGCCTGCTCCTGCGCGAGCGCCAGCTGGTGCGCTCGCTCGAGAGCCAGGGCGCCGAGTTCGGCCAGACCGCGGCCCAGCTCGAGCGGGTGTCCGAGCAGCTCGCGACGGTGTCCTTCCGCGACGCCCTGACCGGGCTCTACAACCACGGCATCTTCCAGGAGCGGCTGCGCGAGGAGGTCGCGCGGGCCCAGCGCGGCGGCTCGACGCTCGCGCTCTTGCTGATCGACGTCGACGGCTTCGCCCAGGTGAACCACGCGCTCGGCTACCAGGCCGGCGACGGGATCCTGCGCCGGGTCGCCGAGCTGCTCACCGTCGGCGACTCGCCCGGACGGGTCCGGGGCAGCGACATCGCCGCGCGCTTCGGCGGCGAGGAGTTCGCGCTGATCCTGCCCGAGGCCAGCAAGGCCGGCGCGATCGCCAAGGCCAACCGCATCCGCGAGACCGTGGCGTCGGCGGATCTGGTCCGGGCCTGGGCCCGCGAGACCGGTGTGGTCGACGCCGGCGCCGACCGCGGGCTGACCGTGACCGTCGGCGTCGCCGCCATGCCCGACGACGCGACCGCGCCCGACGCGCTCCTGTCGGCGGCCGAGGCCGCGCTGCGGGCGGCCAAGTCGTCGGCCCGCGCCGACGGCGGCCGCGGCCGGGTCCACTTCCTCGCCGCCGACGGCAGCAGCCAGGCCGCGACGCTGGTGGCCGCGCCCGAGGCGCCGACCGACGCGTTCCGCGCCTACCACGACCGCATGAACGAGGTGATCGCGATCCTGCAGCGCGATCGGGCGATGAGCTGCCTGTACGTCGACCTGGCCCAGCTCGAGCGCGTCCGCGTCGAGCTCGGCGTCGCGTCCCACGCCGAGCTGTACGAGCGCGCCGGGCACGTCCTCGACCGGCTGCGCGGCCCGCTCCTGCGGCCCGGCGATCTGATCTGCCGCTCGAGCGACGACGACGCCTACGTGTGCCTGCTGTCGCCGCGCGACGCCAACCAGGTCGATCTCGAGCGCCTGGCCACCGCGGTGGCCGAGGCGGTGGCGGCGGCGCTGGCGCCGTCGGTGCGCGAGCTGCTCCGCGACGAGCCGCGGGTCCACGTCGGCTCGGCCCGGGTGCTGTCGAACCCGATGCTGCGCCACGAACGCCTGGTCGCCCGGCTGGTCAGCGAGGCCGCCTCGGCGGCGCGGCTGGCGCGCGAGCGCGGCGCGCTGCGCGACAAGGCGGTGCTGCAGGACATCATCCTCGGCGACGCCCTGGTCGCGGTGTACCAGCCGATCGTCTCGATCGAGACCGGCGAGATCTTCGGCCACGAGGCCCTGACCCGCGGCCCGCGCGGCACGCGGATGGAGTCGCCGGCGACGCTGTTCGCGGTCGCCGACGAGGTCGACCTGACCTTCGAGCTCGACCGCGCGTGCTTCCGCGGCGCCCTGCGGCGGGCGGTCGGCCTCGAGCCGATCCACCGGCTGTTCGTCAACCTGCTGCCGCTGTCGTTCTACGACGCCAGCTTCATCGAGCTCGAGGTCAGCCACCTGCTGGCCGCGGCGACGCTGACCCCGGCCCACATCGTCTTCGAGATCAGCGAGCGGCTGGCGATCGAGAACTTCGCCGCGTTCCGCCGCGCGCTGGCGATCTACACCAGCATGGGTTTCGGGGTGGCGATCGACGACGTCGGCACCCGCCACTCGAACCTCGAGACGGTGATGGCGCTGCGGCCGCACTTCATCAAGATCAGCGACGTGCTGACCCGCGGCGTGGCCCGGTCGACGGTCAAGCGCGAGATGTTGCGGTCGCTGGCCCACATCGCCGACGCGATCGACGCGGTGATCGTGGCCGAGGGCATCGAGACGATCGACGACCTCGTGGCGCTCCGCGAGCTCGGCATCCGCTACGGCCAGGGCTTCTACATGGCCCGCCCGGGCCCGCCGTTCCCGCGGATCAAGGCCAGCGTGCGGCGCGCGATCCAGGCCATCGGCGAGCGCCCGGCGCCGCCGCTGCCGGCCCCGCCGGCCTCGTTCGATCCCGACGACGGCGAGGACGGCGAGGACGACGACAGCGGCGATCTCGACGGTGATCTCGAGTCGGCGGTCGCGCGCGGCTCGGGCGAGGTCCGGCTCCCGAGCGCGGGCGACGGCGCCGCCCACACCCAGCCCCTGGTCGAGGCCCTGCGGCCCCTCGTCGCCCCCAATGACGCCGCCGCGGTCGAACCGATCGACGACGCCGACCGGGAGCCGGGCGAGGACACCCAGCCTCACCGGACGCCCGGCTGGCGCGAGCGGCGGGCCGCGGCCAGCGCGCCGCCCAGCCAGCGGCCCCTGATCGAGAGCTTGCGCCAGCGCGACGACGAGGTGCCCCCGGTGGTCGAGAATCCCCCCCAAGGGTGGGCTAAACTAGCCACGCGGCCTGCCGCCGCCGGGGAATCATGGACAAGGCGACCTTCCACAAGCTCCTTGCGTTCGGCATCGAGCGCGGCGTCTCGGACATCCACTTCGAGGTCGGCTACCCGCCCCACTATCGCCTGCACGGCGAGCTGCTCGGCGCGATCAAGGTCGCGCCGCTGACCGCCAGCGACACCGAGTCGATCGCGCGGCTGATCCTCGACGAGCGCTCGACCTCGATCGACTTCACGCGCCGGTTCGGCGAGATCGACGTGTCGTACGCGCTGGCCACGCGCGGCCGGTTCCGCGCGTCGATCTTCCGCCAGCGCGGCTCGGTCGGGATCGTGATGCGCCTGATCCCGGTGCAGGTGCAGTCGATCGATCAGCTCAACCTGCCGCCGGTGCTGGCCGAGATCGCCGACACGCGCCGCGGGCTGATCCTCGTCACCGGCGCGACCGGCAACGGCAAGACCACGTCGATCGCGGCGATGCTGCGCTACATCAACGACACCCGCCACGCGCACATCATCACGATCGAGGATCCGATCGAGTTCCTGCACGAGCCCGGCAAGTGCATGATCATCCAGCGCGAGGTCGGGGCCGACACCGAGAACTTCCGGGACGCGCTGGTCGCGGCGATGCGCCAGGATCCCGACGTGATCATGGTCGGCGAGATCCGCGATCGCGAGACCGCCGCGACCTGCCTCAAGGCGGCCGAGACCGGCCACCTGGTGATCTCGGCGATCCACACGCCCGACGCGGTCTCGACGATCCAGCGCTACGTCGGCCTGTTCGAGCCCGACGCCCAGGACGTGATCCGCGAGCGCCTCGGCGACTGCCTCCAGGCGGTGGTGTCGCTGCGCCTGCTCGTCGCCAAGGAGGGCCGCAAGCGCCTGCCCGCGGTCGAGATCCTGCGGGTCACCCGCACGATCCGCGAGTGCATCCGCGGCTCGGGCCGGCTCAACGACATCCCCGAGATGATCCGCAAGGGCCGCGACCTGTACTCGATGCAGCTGTTCGATCAGCACCTGCTCGATCTGGTCAACACCGGGCTGATCTCGATGGAGACCGCGATCTACGCCGCGTCGAACCCCGAGGAGCTCGAGCGGTCGCTGCGGATCGAGTAGCCATGACGACCTGGCGCTGCGAACCGTGGTCGCACCTGACCACCGACGAGCTCTACCGGATCCTGGCGCTGCGGCAGGAGGTGTTCGTCGTCGAGCAGGCCTGCCCATACCAGGATCTCGACGGCCGCGATCGCAGCGCCTACCACCTGTGGACCGACGCCAGCGACGGCGCGCGCGTGCTCGCCTACGCGCGGCTGTTCGGCCCCGGGGTCCGCTACGCCGAGGCCTGCATCGGGCGGGTCGTGACCGCGTCGGAGGTCCGGCGCAGCGGGCTCGGGCGCGCGCTCATGGCCGAGGCCATCGCTCGCCTGACCACCGATCACGGCCCGGTCGCGATCCGGATCGGCGCGCAGCGCTACCTCGAGCAGTTCTACCGCGACGCCGGGTTCGCGACGGTGTCGCCCGAGTACCTCGAGGACGGCATCCCGCACGTCGAGATGGTGCGGTCGGCGTAGGCGTCGGCCGCCGGCGCGCTCAGCGCACGCGCGGTGCCTCAGCCCCGGGCCTTCTTGCCGACGAGCGTCCACGCGATCGCGGCGCCGGCCATCGCCAGGAGCCCGCAGCCGACCCCGATGATCGCGAAGCCGGCGGCCGCCTTGTCGTCGTCGCCGGCGCTGGTGCCCGGCAGCTCGCGCAGCAACAGGTAGAAGCCCATGACCCCGGCCACGACGCCGAGCAGCGTCGCCACCAGCAACCGCCGCGGCGCCGAGGCCCCGACGGTCAGCCCGGTCAGGACCGAGCCCAGGGCCATCGCGCCGAAGAACAGCCCGGCCAGCGCGTCGTCGTCGGTCGCGCCGTGGGCCGCCCCGCCGACGAGCACCACCATGGCCACGATGCACGCGCCCAGCGCCGCGATCGCGATGTACACGGCCCACACCAGCGGGCTCGAGGAGTGTCCCGACCACAGCCGCTCGGCGCCGATCGCGCCGACGATCGCGCCGACCGCCGCGGCCGCCGCGGCGTAGCCCACGGTCTTGACGATCGCGTCCTTGGCGACGTGCCACAGGAGCTCGCCGATGCCGGTCCCGAGGAAGACGCCGACGAGGGTCGCGATCACCAGCACCGCGCCCAGCGCCGGCTCGATCACGGTCGAGCCGCGGCTGGCCCGGGCGGCGATGACGCCGCCGATCGCCCCGCCGAGGAACAGGACCCCGTACAGGCCGAGCTCGCTGGTCAGCTTGAGCTGGCCGGCCGCGAGCAGGCCGATGGCGATGCCCCCGGCGACCAGGAAGTAGCTGAGCAACACCGACGAGATCGAGAACCGCGATGAGGACATCGACCGATCCTACCCTCAGCGCTTGTAACTTTTTCGGTCGAGCACCGGTCGACGCGCCGGGAGTTTCGCGTCCTGGGTGGGGGCCCTCATCGGGGCTTGCCCCCGATGGGGGAGGGTTCGGCGACGACCCTCTGAAACTCAGCGGCGCCGGCCCGACCTCAGCGCGGTCTCAACTCGCGCGCGGATCTCGAGGTGCGGCGGCGCCGGCGCGCCGGCGGCACCGGCGCGCGGGGGAAAGCGATCGCGCGCACCGGCGGCCCCGACGCGTGCGCGATCAGGACATCGCGCACCGGCGCGTGCGCGACCAGCAGCGCGCGCGCCAGGGGGCCGGGCGCGTGCGCGGCCCGGCGATCGCGCACGACGGCGCCACGCGGCGGTCACCGCCGGCGAGCCCTGGGAGTAGAGTGCCGCCGTGCCCAGCATCTGTGTGTTCCTGGCCGGCAGCGTTGGCAACGATCCGATCTACGTCGAGGCCGCCCGCGCGACCGGCGCCGCGCTCGCCGCCCGCGGCTGGCCGCTGGTCTACGGCGGCGCCCACCGCGGCCTGATGGGCGCGCTGGCCGACGCGTGCCTGGCCGCCGGCGGCGAGGTCATCGGCGTCCTGCCGCGCGACCTCGAGGCCCGCGAGCAGGCGCACCGCGGCCTGACCCGCCTCGAGCTGGTCGACTCGATGGCCGAGCGCAAGGATCGCATGATGGCGTACGCCGACGGGTTCCTGACCTTGCCCGGCGGCTTCGGCACGCTCGACGAGCTGTTCGAGGTGCTGACCGCGGCCCAGCTCGGCTACCACGCCAAGCCGATCGCGGTCGCCGACGTCGGCGGCTACTACACGCCGCTGGTGGCGTGGCTCGACGGCGCGGCCGGGGCCGGGCTGCTCGCCGGCGCGCACCGGTCGTTGATCTCGGCCCACCCGACCCCGAGCGCCGCGCTCGACGCGCTCGGCCGCGCCCTCGGCGCCTGATCGGCCCGCCAAAAATCTGAGGCCGGTGTACCCTCGCGGTCACGGTCCTCGCAGCCGCGCGTCGACAAGTGCCTAGATCTGCGCACGCGACCCGCTGGCCGAGGTCTTGCTCGGAGGCGCCCCTGATGTCCTTGCCACGTCCGCTCTCCCTCGCCGCGCTCGCCCTCGCCAGCCTCACCCTCGGCACGCTCGCCTGCGGCGGCGGCGGCGAGCAGACCGTGGACGCCCGCGTGATCGACGCCGCGCCGCCGATCGACGCGCCGATGCTGCCGCCGTTCCGCAACCCGGTCGACCTCGCCGACCTGCCGCTGGCGCAGATGGCGGTCGCGCGCCTGGGCGTCGGCCCGCGCGACGCCTGTGACACCTGCCACGCGTTGACCCGCGAGCGCTTCCAGTCGTGGCTGACCGAGACCCGCGC
This is a stretch of genomic DNA from Myxococcales bacterium. It encodes these proteins:
- a CDS encoding TIGR00730 family Rossman fold protein; its protein translation is MPSICVFLAGSVGNDPIYVEAARATGAALAARGWPLVYGGAHRGLMGALADACLAAGGEVIGVLPRDLEAREQAHRGLTRLELVDSMAERKDRMMAYADGFLTLPGGFGTLDELFEVLTAAQLGYHAKPIAVADVGGYYTPLVAWLDGAAGAGLLAGAHRSLISAHPTPSAALDALGRALGA
- a CDS encoding EAL domain-containing protein translates to MAVSDDPRPTLEGASDPASTAPARPVILCVDDEPHNLDLIDRALRRRFDVITEAMPAAALVALEHRAEIAVIVVDFRMPGMNGVELLARAAQLRPDVRRVLVTGYADADTVMAAVNNGGVHYVVRKPWRPPELVTLIAELVHARDLAVENARLVEELRDANDRLLLRERQLVRSLESQGAEFGQTAAQLERVSEQLATVSFRDALTGLYNHGIFQERLREEVARAQRGGSTLALLLIDVDGFAQVNHALGYQAGDGILRRVAELLTVGDSPGRVRGSDIAARFGGEEFALILPEASKAGAIAKANRIRETVASADLVRAWARETGVVDAGADRGLTVTVGVAAMPDDATAPDALLSAAEAALRAAKSSARADGGRGRVHFLAADGSSQAATLVAAPEAPTDAFRAYHDRMNEVIAILQRDRAMSCLYVDLAQLERVRVELGVASHAELYERAGHVLDRLRGPLLRPGDLICRSSDDDAYVCLLSPRDANQVDLERLATAVAEAVAAALAPSVRELLRDEPRVHVGSARVLSNPMLRHERLVARLVSEAASAARLARERGALRDKAVLQDIILGDALVAVYQPIVSIETGEIFGHEALTRGPRGTRMESPATLFAVADEVDLTFELDRACFRGALRRAVGLEPIHRLFVNLLPLSFYDASFIELEVSHLLAAATLTPAHIVFEISERLAIENFAAFRRALAIYTSMGFGVAIDDVGTRHSNLETVMALRPHFIKISDVLTRGVARSTVKREMLRSLAHIADAIDAVIVAEGIETIDDLVALRELGIRYGQGFYMARPGPPFPRIKASVRRAIQAIGERPAPPLPAPPASFDPDDGEDGEDDDSGDLDGDLESAVARGSGEVRLPSAGDGAAHTQPLVEALRPLVAPNDAAAVEPIDDADREPGEDTQPHRTPGWRERRAAASAPPSQRPLIESLRQRDDEVPPVVENPPQGWAKLATRPAAAGESWTRRPSTSSLRSASSAASRTSTSRSATRPTIACTASCSARSRSRR
- a CDS encoding GNAT family N-acetyltransferase, giving the protein MTTWRCEPWSHLTTDELYRILALRQEVFVVEQACPYQDLDGRDRSAYHLWTDASDGARVLAYARLFGPGVRYAEACIGRVVTASEVRRSGLGRALMAEAIARLTTDHGPVAIRIGAQRYLEQFYRDAGFATVSPEYLEDGIPHVEMVRSA